In Mycolicibacterium mucogenicum DSM 44124, the following are encoded in one genomic region:
- a CDS encoding acyl-CoA dehydrogenase family protein: MERALYTADHAAYRETVREFLAREVVPHQHDWDRDRWIDRTVFARAAKAGIYALQVDEQYDGAGESDYRYRMVVCEEVSRINALSFGLTISLQDDLVLHYLLDLTNEEQKKRWLPGFAAGEIIGALAMTEPGAGSDLRGIRTTARREGDTWILNGQKTFISSGIMSDLVVVAARTDPNAGSRGFSLFVVERNTPGFERGRKLDKIGLPAQDTAELYFRDAEVPAANLLGEVGMGLPYLMSHLPRERLGVSAKAIATTRAIFDSTVDYCRQRHAFGKPLTDKQHIRFELAEMATEIDIAESYVDRSVLAYNAGTLSAIDAAKGKWYVSELQKRVIDRCLQLHGGYGYMTEYPVARAYLDTRIQTIYGGTTEIMKEIIGRDIAAC, from the coding sequence ATGGAGCGCGCGCTCTACACCGCGGACCACGCGGCCTACCGCGAGACGGTGCGCGAGTTCCTCGCGCGTGAAGTCGTTCCCCACCAACATGATTGGGATCGCGACCGCTGGATCGATCGCACCGTGTTCGCTCGCGCCGCCAAGGCGGGCATCTACGCCCTGCAGGTCGACGAGCAGTACGACGGCGCCGGCGAATCCGACTACCGCTACCGAATGGTGGTGTGCGAAGAGGTTTCCCGGATCAACGCCCTCTCGTTCGGCCTGACGATCAGCCTGCAGGACGACCTCGTCCTGCACTATCTACTCGACCTGACAAACGAAGAACAGAAGAAGCGCTGGCTACCGGGATTCGCCGCCGGGGAGATCATCGGCGCGCTGGCCATGACCGAGCCCGGTGCCGGCAGCGATCTCCGGGGCATCCGCACGACGGCGCGTCGCGAAGGCGACACCTGGATCCTCAACGGGCAGAAGACCTTCATCTCCAGCGGCATCATGTCCGACCTGGTGGTCGTCGCTGCCCGCACGGACCCGAACGCCGGCTCGCGCGGATTCAGCCTGTTCGTCGTGGAGCGCAATACCCCGGGATTCGAGCGCGGACGCAAGCTCGACAAGATCGGGCTTCCCGCGCAGGACACCGCTGAGCTGTACTTCCGCGACGCCGAAGTACCCGCTGCCAATCTGCTGGGTGAAGTGGGAATGGGCCTGCCGTACTTGATGAGTCACCTTCCGCGGGAACGCCTCGGGGTCAGTGCCAAGGCGATTGCGACGACCCGTGCCATCTTCGACAGCACCGTCGACTACTGCCGGCAGCGCCACGCCTTCGGGAAACCGCTGACCGATAAACAGCACATCAGGTTCGAACTCGCCGAGATGGCAACGGAGATCGACATCGCCGAGTCGTACGTCGACCGGTCAGTGTTGGCGTACAACGCTGGAACCCTGAGCGCGATCGACGCGGCCAAGGGCAAGTGGTACGTCAGCGAGCTGCAAAAACGAGTGATCGACCGGTGCCTGCAACTGCACGGCGGCTACGGCTACATGACCGAATACCCAGTGGCCCGAGCCTATCTCGACACCCGCATCCAAACGATCTACGGCGGTACGACCGAGATCATGAAAGAGATCATCGGCCGCGACATCGCGGCCTGCTGA
- a CDS encoding acetyl-CoA C-acetyltransferase, whose protein sequence is MTEAYIVDATRTAVGKRGGGFSSVHPADLAAHVIKGVVGGQDIDPEAIDDVIFGCLDNIGAQAGDIARTAALAAGLPESVPGVTIDRQCGSAQQAVHFAAQAVMSGTCDLIVAGGVQKMSQYPILSAFSAGEPYGATDPWTGCEGWRARYGDQEISQFRGAELIAAHWKLTREDNERFALTSHQRALAAIAEGRFAREITEFAGVSVDEGPRADTSLEKMAGLPTLVDGGVVTAAVASQLSDGAAALLIASQGAVDRFGLTPRARIHHMSVRGADPVMMLTAPIPATQHALKRAGLSIDDIDVVEINEAFAPVVLAWLAELNADPAKVNPNGGAIALGHPIGCTGARLMTSMLHELERTGGRYGLQTMCEGGGQANVTIIERL, encoded by the coding sequence ATGACTGAGGCATACATCGTCGACGCCACCCGTACTGCCGTCGGCAAGCGTGGCGGCGGATTTTCGAGCGTCCACCCCGCAGATCTGGCCGCACACGTCATCAAGGGCGTTGTGGGCGGTCAGGACATCGACCCGGAGGCCATCGACGACGTCATCTTCGGCTGTCTGGACAACATCGGTGCGCAGGCCGGCGACATCGCACGCACTGCGGCACTCGCGGCCGGGCTGCCAGAATCCGTGCCCGGCGTGACGATCGACCGGCAGTGCGGATCGGCTCAGCAGGCGGTTCACTTTGCCGCACAAGCGGTCATGAGCGGCACCTGCGACCTCATCGTCGCCGGCGGCGTCCAGAAGATGAGCCAATACCCGATCCTGAGCGCGTTCAGCGCCGGCGAACCCTATGGCGCCACCGACCCATGGACCGGCTGCGAAGGCTGGCGGGCACGCTACGGCGACCAGGAGATCTCCCAGTTCCGCGGCGCGGAACTCATTGCCGCGCACTGGAAACTGACCCGCGAGGACAACGAACGGTTCGCCCTGACCAGTCACCAGCGCGCCCTGGCCGCCATTGCCGAGGGACGCTTCGCCCGCGAGATCACCGAGTTCGCCGGCGTCAGCGTCGACGAAGGTCCACGCGCCGATACCTCACTGGAAAAGATGGCCGGCCTGCCGACCCTGGTCGACGGCGGCGTGGTCACCGCGGCTGTGGCAAGCCAGCTCTCGGACGGGGCGGCCGCCCTGCTCATCGCCTCGCAGGGCGCGGTCGACCGGTTCGGGCTCACCCCGCGGGCCCGCATCCACCACATGTCGGTGCGCGGCGCCGATCCCGTGATGATGCTGACCGCACCGATCCCGGCAACCCAGCACGCCTTGAAGCGCGCCGGACTGTCCATCGACGACATCGACGTCGTCGAGATCAACGAAGCATTCGCGCCCGTCGTCCTCGCCTGGCTCGCCGAACTGAACGCCGATCCGGCCAAGGTCAATCCCAACGGCGGTGCCATCGCCCTGGGGCACCCGATCGGCTGCACGGGCGCCCGTCTGATGACCTCGATGCTGCACGAGCTGGAACGCACCGGCGGCCGGTACGGACTGCAGACCATGTGCGAAGGCGGCGGACAGGCCAACGTCACCATCATCGAGCGGCTGTAA
- a CDS encoding PucR family transcriptional regulator: MSRSHDTGTLAAETAAMIVDRLGDKLPATTRSIQELLAQERSEMAGDGELMELLYDAVQGNLEAFFPAIRHGIPIDRIEPPTAALEHARRMAQRGTDVDELVRAYRLGHHSVLKLILDEVRAAQLSTELGLQVFEEIAASSFTYIDRVSHQVVTAYQTERDRWLTNQNQVRALRVREVLDGGDLDIDETTDLIRYPLHRIHLALIAWCAEQAEGDELAAMERFVADLAAVLGSRERPLFVASDRTTGWAWIPLPADADDPAGQIREFVRSRPDAPWLTVGNPLAGLRGFRDSHRQAVAARTVAMAPGAPPRPVTAADEPGLVVAAQFSSDLEHARSWVNHVLGPLAADTDSDERLRDTLRGFLRNSSSFKSSADELHLHVNSVKYRVQRAIERRGRPIEDDRIDVEVALLLCHWFGAAVLAP, encoded by the coding sequence ATGTCGCGAAGCCACGACACCGGGACACTCGCCGCCGAGACCGCCGCGATGATCGTGGATCGGTTGGGCGATAAGCTGCCGGCCACGACCCGTTCGATTCAGGAGTTGCTGGCCCAGGAGCGGTCCGAAATGGCCGGTGACGGCGAGTTGATGGAGCTGCTCTACGACGCCGTACAGGGCAACCTCGAAGCCTTCTTCCCCGCCATCCGCCACGGGATCCCCATCGACCGCATCGAACCGCCCACGGCAGCGCTGGAACATGCGCGCCGGATGGCTCAGCGCGGCACCGATGTCGACGAGCTGGTCCGGGCCTACCGCCTCGGGCACCACAGCGTTCTCAAATTGATCCTCGATGAGGTCCGGGCCGCACAACTCTCCACCGAGCTGGGGCTGCAGGTGTTCGAAGAGATCGCCGCCAGCTCGTTCACCTACATCGACCGGGTGTCGCACCAGGTCGTCACCGCCTATCAAACCGAGCGCGACCGCTGGCTGACGAACCAGAACCAGGTGCGCGCACTGCGGGTCCGCGAGGTGCTCGACGGCGGCGATCTCGACATCGACGAGACGACCGACCTCATCCGCTACCCCTTGCACCGCATCCACCTCGCACTCATCGCCTGGTGCGCCGAGCAAGCCGAGGGCGACGAGCTGGCCGCCATGGAGCGGTTCGTCGCCGATCTCGCAGCCGTCCTGGGTTCTCGCGAGCGCCCCTTGTTCGTCGCGTCGGATCGGACCACCGGATGGGCGTGGATTCCGTTACCGGCCGACGCCGACGATCCAGCGGGCCAAATCCGCGAGTTCGTCCGGTCGCGCCCGGACGCGCCATGGCTGACGGTGGGAAATCCGCTGGCCGGGCTACGCGGGTTCCGCGACTCGCACCGTCAGGCCGTCGCCGCGAGGACGGTCGCGATGGCACCGGGTGCGCCCCCGCGGCCCGTCACCGCCGCCGATGAACCGGGACTCGTCGTCGCAGCACAGTTCAGCTCCGACCTCGAACATGCCCGATCGTGGGTCAACCATGTCCTCGGCCCGCTCGCCGCGGACACCGACAGCGATGAACGGCTGCGGGACACCCTCCGCGGGTTCCTGCGCAACAGTTCCAGCTTCAAATCCAGCGCCGACGAGCTGCACCTGCACGTCAACTCGGTGAAGTACCGGGTACAGCGCGCCATCGAGCGTCGCGGCAGACCGATCGAAGACGACCGCATCGACGTGGAAGTCGCACTGCTGCTTTGCCATTGGTTCGGCGCCGCGGTTCTCGCTCCTTAA
- a CDS encoding MerR family transcriptional regulator, which translates to MNDADRRLVPPSAGPAAAGPASDHAVYGITVAAELSGAPTQSLRLWERHGLLTPARTDGGTRRYSADDVARIGRIVALVASGVNIAGISRILELEDDNSALRSAADRRNRSK; encoded by the coding sequence ATGAACGATGCAGATCGCCGGCTGGTGCCGCCGAGCGCAGGACCCGCTGCCGCGGGCCCGGCATCCGATCATGCGGTGTACGGGATCACGGTCGCCGCGGAACTCTCCGGTGCCCCAACACAATCACTGCGGCTGTGGGAGCGGCACGGGCTTCTCACACCGGCGCGCACCGACGGCGGCACGCGCCGCTACAGCGCCGACGACGTGGCCCGGATCGGGCGGATCGTCGCCCTGGTCGCCTCGGGCGTGAACATCGCGGGAATCAGCAGGATCCTCGAATTGGAAGACGACAACAGCGCACTGCGCAGCGCGGCCGATCGGCGCAACCGCTCGAAGTGA
- a CDS encoding FAD-dependent oxidoreductase — protein sequence MAVTGPPNGCHRTSLWLADREMSPTSPPSPESTDLASPADVVVIGAGITGLTTAVLLARAGKNVTVVEARYVGAGTTGNTTGKLTVLQGSKLARIAAKHSADVLRDYVRGNAEGRDWLVRHCENHAIPWQAEPDHAYAQTFSGVATARDTFSACQEAGLTQAQWVDTADVPFPFHGGVRLPEQAQVDPMPLLNSLAVEFEAHGGTLLQGVRAVSVADDGLVRVALQATHPTVDAAGSNMSVTAHRCILATGTPILDRGGFFARLTAKRSYCMAFDVTREAAGGMFISVDSPTRSVRYAPSASGEKLIVGGAGHPVGRAHTPAHDVAELTKWAELHYPGARPTHFWSAQDYSPIDELPYVGPLLPGYEKIRVATGFDKWGLTNGVAAALALSAQMLGGHIEWARAFASWSPHELRGVTAALRANLEVGLNLAKGWIMPLSASPDGISEGAGVVSGPPWQLRAESLVDGEQRTVSAICPHLGGVVRWNDADRAWECPLHGSRFAPDGRLLEGPATRGLAAKTQAR from the coding sequence ATGGCGGTGACCGGACCTCCGAATGGTTGCCACCGGACCTCGTTGTGGTTGGCCGACCGCGAGATGTCGCCGACTTCGCCGCCGTCGCCGGAGTCGACGGACCTCGCGTCGCCCGCCGACGTGGTCGTGATCGGCGCCGGCATCACCGGGCTGACGACCGCCGTGCTGCTGGCCCGGGCGGGCAAGAACGTCACGGTTGTCGAGGCGCGGTATGTGGGTGCCGGCACAACCGGCAACACCACCGGCAAGTTGACCGTCTTGCAGGGCAGCAAGCTGGCGCGCATTGCCGCCAAGCACAGCGCGGACGTCTTGCGCGACTACGTCCGCGGCAACGCCGAGGGACGTGATTGGCTGGTGCGCCATTGCGAGAACCATGCGATCCCGTGGCAGGCCGAACCCGACCACGCCTACGCCCAGACGTTCTCGGGTGTCGCCACCGCGCGTGACACGTTCAGCGCCTGCCAGGAAGCGGGATTGACGCAGGCGCAGTGGGTCGACACCGCCGATGTGCCGTTCCCGTTCCATGGCGGCGTGCGGCTACCGGAACAGGCACAGGTCGATCCGATGCCTCTGCTGAACAGTCTGGCGGTCGAATTCGAAGCCCACGGCGGCACCCTGCTGCAGGGCGTCCGCGCGGTGTCGGTGGCCGACGACGGATTGGTGCGCGTGGCGCTGCAGGCAACGCACCCCACGGTTGATGCCGCGGGGTCCAACATGTCGGTCACCGCGCACCGGTGCATCCTGGCGACCGGAACACCGATCCTGGACCGCGGCGGCTTCTTCGCACGGCTGACGGCGAAACGCTCCTACTGCATGGCATTTGACGTCACCCGGGAGGCGGCGGGCGGCATGTTCATCTCGGTCGATTCCCCCACCAGGTCGGTGCGGTACGCGCCATCCGCGAGCGGCGAGAAACTCATCGTCGGTGGCGCCGGCCATCCGGTGGGCCGCGCGCACACACCCGCCCACGACGTCGCCGAGCTCACCAAATGGGCGGAACTGCACTATCCAGGTGCCCGTCCGACACACTTCTGGTCGGCCCAGGACTATTCGCCCATCGATGAGTTGCCGTACGTCGGCCCCCTGCTTCCGGGTTACGAAAAGATTCGGGTGGCAACAGGTTTCGACAAGTGGGGCCTGACCAACGGTGTTGCGGCGGCGCTCGCCCTCTCGGCGCAGATGCTCGGCGGCCACATCGAGTGGGCTCGCGCGTTCGCCAGTTGGAGTCCGCACGAACTGCGCGGCGTGACGGCCGCGCTGCGCGCGAATCTCGAGGTCGGACTGAATCTGGCCAAAGGCTGGATCATGCCGCTTTCCGCGTCGCCGGACGGGATCTCCGAAGGCGCCGGGGTGGTCAGTGGACCCCCGTGGCAGCTACGCGCCGAAAGCCTGGTCGACGGGGAACAACGCACCGTGTCGGCGATCTGCCCGCACCTGGGCGGCGTGGTGCGGTGGAACGACGCCGACCGGGCCTGGGAGTGTCCGCTGCACGGTTCGCGGTTCGCGCCGGACGGTCGGCTCCTGGAGGGGCCCGCCACCCGAGGTCTCGCGGCGAAAACCCAGGCACGATAA
- a CDS encoding heme-binding protein, translating into MTLRFTSLTPVLAAVPLCLSLITPTTAIAEADCSPESVANTVSSATGAASNYLTAHPDANQVVVASYSQPRPMASADLRAYFTAHPQQYQDLRGILAPIGDTQQRCNVTVLPPELASAYAEFMAG; encoded by the coding sequence ATGACGCTTCGATTCACCAGCCTGACCCCGGTACTGGCCGCCGTACCGCTGTGTCTGAGTCTGATCACACCCACGACAGCGATTGCGGAAGCCGACTGCAGCCCGGAATCCGTTGCTAATACCGTCAGTTCGGCCACCGGAGCGGCCAGCAATTACCTGACAGCACATCCCGATGCCAATCAGGTTGTGGTGGCGTCATATTCGCAGCCGCGGCCGATGGCGTCGGCCGATCTCCGGGCGTACTTCACGGCCCACCCCCAGCAGTATCAGGACCTGCGTGGAATCCTGGCGCCGATCGGTGACACGCAGCAGCGGTGCAACGTGACGGTGCTGCCGCCCGAATTGGCTTCCGCCTACGCCGAATTCATGGCCGGTTAG
- a CDS encoding MDR family MFS transporter, whose protein sequence is MTATTTHSPTDVPDAAPSVRQRNFVFLAVVLGMLLAALDQTIVATALPTVVADLGGAGHQSWVVTSYLLASTIVTAVVGKLGDIFGRKKVFQVAILLFLAGSVLCGLAESMGMLVASRALQGLGGGAITVTAVAVIGEVIPLRERGKYQGALGAVFGVTTVVGPLLGGLFTDHLGWRWAFWINVPVAVVVIGIAAVAIPELARAGRPVVDYAGIVLVGLGAAGLTLATSWGGTTYAWGSATIIGLFVASAVAIAGFVMVERRAPEPILPIRLFANPVFTVCCVLSFVVGFAMLGALTFLPTYMQFVDGVSATASGLRTLPMVAGLLVTSLGSGAIVGRTGQYRIFPIAGTAIMALGFVLLSRMDADTSTLTQSLFLLILGTGIGLSMQVLILVVQNTVDFADLGVATSGVTFFRTIGSSFGAAIFGSMFANFLGDRIPAAMRAGGAPPDAATSPKVLHSLPHDTAAPIINAYADSLSQVFLLAAPVAVVGFVLALFLKQVPLRDAAASGSTDMGEGFGMPTTESPEKLIEVAVGRLLQRSNGIDLEAVARTSNSRLGTAQLWALMLIYRYAAVTGAADLLDIADDRRVPPQVLEPIFDRLVATGFATRSGTEYSLTPAGSAEVGAARNVISSWITETLTQSDEFQGAPERIHVQSALDRIARGLLTERESARRERRPTKLGPPHQFVAEQPTTRMRAARPDEPPTRPFRPHATLPRR, encoded by the coding sequence ATGACAGCCACCACCACACATAGCCCCACCGACGTGCCGGACGCGGCTCCCAGCGTGCGGCAGCGCAACTTCGTCTTCCTGGCCGTCGTTCTCGGGATGCTGCTCGCCGCCCTCGACCAGACCATCGTGGCGACGGCGCTCCCGACGGTCGTCGCCGATCTCGGTGGCGCCGGCCACCAGTCCTGGGTCGTCACGAGCTACCTGCTCGCCTCGACGATCGTGACCGCGGTGGTCGGCAAGCTCGGCGACATCTTCGGCCGCAAGAAGGTCTTCCAGGTCGCGATCCTGCTGTTCCTGGCCGGCTCGGTCCTGTGTGGGCTCGCGGAATCGATGGGGATGCTCGTCGCGTCGCGGGCGCTGCAGGGCCTGGGTGGTGGCGCGATCACCGTAACGGCCGTCGCGGTGATCGGCGAGGTCATCCCGCTGCGCGAAAGAGGCAAGTATCAAGGCGCTTTGGGCGCGGTGTTCGGTGTCACGACCGTCGTCGGCCCGTTGCTCGGCGGGCTGTTCACCGACCATCTGGGGTGGCGGTGGGCGTTCTGGATCAACGTGCCGGTGGCGGTGGTGGTCATCGGGATCGCGGCCGTGGCCATTCCCGAACTGGCGCGCGCCGGGCGACCCGTCGTCGACTACGCGGGCATCGTGCTGGTCGGGCTCGGCGCTGCCGGCCTGACACTGGCAACCAGCTGGGGCGGCACCACGTATGCCTGGGGTTCGGCGACGATCATCGGGTTGTTCGTCGCCTCGGCCGTGGCCATCGCAGGCTTCGTCATGGTGGAACGCCGTGCGCCCGAACCGATTCTGCCGATCCGCTTGTTCGCGAACCCGGTCTTCACGGTGTGCTGTGTGCTGTCGTTCGTCGTCGGCTTCGCGATGCTGGGTGCGTTGACGTTCCTGCCGACCTACATGCAGTTCGTCGACGGTGTCTCGGCAACCGCGTCAGGGCTGCGCACCTTGCCGATGGTGGCCGGTCTGCTCGTCACCTCACTGGGCAGCGGCGCGATCGTCGGCCGCACGGGGCAGTACCGCATCTTCCCGATCGCCGGTACGGCCATCATGGCGTTGGGGTTCGTGCTGCTGTCACGGATGGACGCCGACACCTCGACGCTGACCCAGTCACTGTTCCTGCTGATTCTCGGCACCGGGATCGGGCTCAGCATGCAGGTGCTGATTCTCGTGGTGCAGAACACCGTCGACTTCGCCGACCTCGGCGTCGCCACCTCCGGCGTGACGTTCTTCCGCACCATCGGAAGTTCTTTCGGCGCAGCGATTTTCGGGTCGATGTTCGCGAACTTCCTGGGTGACCGCATCCCCGCGGCCATGAGGGCCGGCGGCGCGCCACCCGACGCGGCGACGTCGCCGAAAGTGCTGCACAGCCTTCCGCACGACACCGCCGCCCCGATCATCAACGCCTATGCCGATTCGCTGAGCCAGGTGTTCCTGCTGGCGGCGCCCGTCGCGGTCGTCGGCTTCGTCCTGGCGTTGTTCCTCAAACAGGTGCCGCTTCGTGACGCTGCCGCCAGTGGCAGCACCGACATGGGCGAGGGTTTCGGCATGCCGACCACCGAGTCGCCGGAGAAACTCATCGAAGTCGCCGTCGGCCGGTTGTTGCAGCGCAGCAACGGCATTGACCTCGAAGCGGTGGCTCGCACCTCGAACAGCCGCTTGGGGACCGCACAATTGTGGGCACTGATGCTGATCTACCGGTACGCCGCGGTGACCGGCGCCGCCGACCTTCTCGACATCGCGGACGACCGACGGGTGCCACCTCAGGTTCTCGAACCGATCTTCGATCGCCTGGTGGCCACCGGGTTCGCGACGCGCTCCGGAACCGAATACTCGCTGACCCCGGCGGGTTCGGCCGAGGTGGGTGCGGCCCGCAACGTGATCTCGAGCTGGATCACCGAAACCCTCACGCAGTCGGACGAATTCCAGGGCGCACCTGAGCGCATTCACGTCCAGAGCGCACTCGACCGTATTGCCCGTGGTCTGCTGACCGAACGGGAGTCGGCCCGGCGTGAGCGGCGGCCGACGAAACTCGGGCCACCCCATCAGTTTGTCGCCGAGCAACCCACCACGCGCATGCGCGCGGCGCGGCCCGACGAACCCCCGACCCGACCGTTCCGCCCCCACGCGACGCTACCGCGCCGCTGA
- a CDS encoding type 1 glutamine amidotransferase domain-containing protein: MLKELQGRRIAILAADGVERVELDEPRAAVEEAGAAVEVLSITAGEIQARNHELEPAGTIAVDRTVGEVRVDAFDALILPGGTVNPDKLRVDDTAVAFVGDFVRSGKPVAAICHGPWTLVEADVVRDRKVTSYPSVRTDLRNAGATVVDQAVCIDGNLITSRSPSDLPAFCEAITEALASSPAQT; the protein is encoded by the coding sequence GTGCTCAAGGAACTGCAAGGCCGCCGGATCGCCATCCTCGCCGCCGACGGCGTCGAAAGGGTCGAGCTCGATGAACCGCGCGCCGCGGTCGAGGAAGCCGGCGCCGCCGTGGAGGTGTTGTCGATCACGGCCGGCGAAATCCAGGCCCGCAATCACGAACTCGAACCGGCAGGCACCATCGCGGTGGACCGCACCGTCGGCGAGGTACGGGTCGACGCGTTCGACGCGCTGATCCTGCCGGGCGGCACCGTGAACCCCGACAAACTGCGGGTCGACGACACCGCGGTGGCGTTCGTCGGCGACTTCGTCCGCTCCGGCAAGCCCGTCGCCGCGATCTGTCACGGGCCGTGGACCCTCGTCGAGGCCGACGTCGTCCGCGACCGCAAGGTGACCAGCTATCCGAGTGTCCGCACCGATCTGCGTAACGCCGGAGCCACCGTCGTCGATCAAGCAGTGTGTATCGACGGCAATCTCATCACCAGCCGTTCGCCCTCCGATCTGCCGGCGTTCTGCGAGGCCATCACCGAGGCATTGGCGAGCAGTCCGGCCCAGACCTGA
- a CDS encoding TIGR03621 family F420-dependent LLM class oxidoreductase — translation MTRDFRFGVGLRHTDSRSAVQDAARRGEDLGYDVLLVPDHLGAPAPFPVLATAAAASSTLHLGTFVFNACFYKPALLARDIAAMRDLTEGRFEAGLGAGYVKEEFDAAELPFPSAGNRVAYTAHVTSYLRTHLPDVPVMIAGAGDKLLTVAAQQAQIIGLTGGGPPSADHDPLAERISFVRNAAGDRFDELELNLAITAVPTDGSGIPDLSMTRRFQPDLSDAELLTTPGALSGSTTDMAARIRDLRDRYGVTYFIVQQQHSEAFAKVIAELR, via the coding sequence ATGACGAGAGATTTCCGGTTCGGCGTCGGCCTGCGGCACACCGACAGCCGGTCAGCGGTCCAGGACGCGGCGCGCCGTGGCGAGGACCTCGGCTACGACGTCCTGCTCGTGCCCGACCATCTGGGCGCACCGGCCCCGTTCCCGGTGCTGGCGACCGCCGCTGCCGCGAGCAGCACACTGCACCTGGGCACCTTCGTGTTCAACGCCTGCTTCTACAAGCCCGCGCTGCTGGCCCGCGACATCGCGGCCATGCGCGACCTGACCGAGGGGCGTTTCGAGGCAGGCCTCGGCGCCGGGTACGTCAAGGAAGAATTCGATGCCGCCGAACTGCCGTTCCCCAGCGCCGGGAACCGGGTGGCGTACACCGCGCACGTGACCTCGTATCTGCGCACCCACCTGCCCGACGTGCCGGTGATGATCGCCGGTGCCGGCGACAAGCTACTGACGGTCGCCGCCCAGCAGGCGCAGATCATCGGGCTGACCGGAGGCGGGCCGCCGTCCGCCGACCACGATCCGCTCGCGGAGCGAATTTCGTTCGTGCGCAACGCCGCCGGCGACCGGTTCGATGAACTGGAGCTGAACCTGGCCATCACCGCGGTGCCGACCGACGGGTCCGGGATACCGGACCTTTCCATGACCCGGCGCTTCCAGCCCGACCTCAGCGACGCCGAGCTGTTGACGACTCCGGGCGCCCTCAGCGGCAGCACCACCGACATGGCCGCCCGGATCCGCGACCTGCGGGATCGCTACGGGGTGACCTACTTCATTGTCCAGCAACAGCATTCGGAGGCGTTCGCCAAAGTCATCGCAGAACTGCGCTGA